Below is a genomic region from Myxococcus fulvus.
ACCGCGAAATCCTCCCCGAAGCCTTCGTCGTCGAAGAAGGCCCCCGCGAAGTCTCGCGTCGCGCCGCCGTCCGCGGCCGCGCGCGCGCAGGCGCAGAAGCTGGTCTCCATCCCGACGGACATGGTCCTGGCGCCCCAGGCAGAGGCCCCTCGTCAGCCGACGGGCAAGGACCAGTCGCGCAAGCGCACCGCGGGCGTGCTGCGCGAGCTGTCCTGGGCGCAGCTGGACCGCGCCGTGCAGCAGATGGCCAACGACATCCGGGAGTCCTTCCAGCCCGAGGCCGTGGTGGGCGTGGCCCACGGCGGCGTGTTCGTGGGCGGCGCGCTGGCGTCGGCGCTCGGGTGTGCGTTCTTCCCCGTGCGCATCAGCCGTCGCAGCCGGGACCGGGGCGACAAGGCGCATCCGCGTGGCGGACCGAAGCCCACGAACGAGATGCCGCGCGACCTGAAGGGCAAGCGCGTGCTCATCGTCGACGACGTGGCGTCCAGCGGAGACACGCTGGAATTGGCCATGGCGCTGGCGCGCGAGGCGGGGGCGAAGAAGGTCTCCACGGCGTGCCTGGTGGTGAAGCCGGACGCGTACGCGCCCCAGTTCGCGGGCATCTCCACGGGGGCGCTCGTCGTCTTCCCGTGGGACTACGCGCCGGGCACCGGCGACGCGCGCTTCGACGAGGACCCGGACAAGGCCGGCGCCTGAGCCGTACCGCGGTGATGCGATGATTGTCGGCACGGCGGGCCACATCGACCACGGCAAGACGTCGTTGGTGAAGGCCCTCACCGGCATCGACACGGACCGGCTCCAGGAGGAGAAGCGCCGGGGCATCACCCTGGAGCTGGGCTTCGCGCACCTGACGCTGGATGACGGCACCGTCGCGGGCGTCGTCGACGTGCCCGGCCACGAGCGCTTCGTGAAGGCGATGGCCGCGGGCGCGGGCGGCGTGGACCTGGCGGTGCTGGTGGTGGCGTCGGACGAGGGCGTGATGCCCCAGACGC
It encodes:
- a CDS encoding phosphoribosyltransferase; the protein is MSGDVARARASGYDGAALQPELTAVATKRAAPGPKAQGKRKPTAKSSPKPSSSKKAPAKSRVAPPSAAARAQAQKLVSIPTDMVLAPQAEAPRQPTGKDQSRKRTAGVLRELSWAQLDRAVQQMANDIRESFQPEAVVGVAHGGVFVGGALASALGCAFFPVRISRRSRDRGDKAHPRGGPKPTNEMPRDLKGKRVLIVDDVASSGDTLELAMALAREAGAKKVSTACLVVKPDAYAPQFAGISTGALVVFPWDYAPGTGDARFDEDPDKAGA